AAGGCGTCGTTCACGGCTAAGGCAACCAGGCAGCTTGGGTTTTCCTCCCGAAAGCCCAGTGACACCAGCTTGGGAGCGCCCAGCGCTTGGTACACATCGGCCAGGGTGATGCGCTCCAACGCGCATGACAGCACCCAGCCACCACCGTGGCCTTTTGCTGAGGCCACAAACCCGGCGTTACGCAGGCCGCTCATCAGGCGGCGCAGCACTACCGGGTTGGTCTTCATTGCGGCGGCCAGTGTCTCGGACGTGGCAGGACCATCGCCCTCGGCCATGTGCAACAAGACGTGCAAGACGTCGGAGAGTTGGTTGTTTTGTTTCATGCAACATTATTAGTTGCATGTATTTAGCCCTACGTTGTTGATGGTCATCCGCGCAGCGCGAGCTGGTGCCGCTGCAGGTTTCAATTGTTCAGACTGGGTTCCGCCTCTTTTGGGAAGGCCAGAGGGCCTCATTTGCAGGAAATGTGCGGCCGCTTCGACCGTCTTGCGCGCGCGTTCACCACACGTGACACGGTCCCATGCCCATAACTGTGGTGCGTCGTTCATTGCCCGCACAGGGGCTGGGATAAGCCTACGAACTCCGCCAAAATGAAATTCTCAAGGACCGTCGATGGCCGAAGTGAGAAACCACGCAGGGTTCCGCAACCTGACATACGTCAATTGCGCCGGGGAGGTGAGCGACGTTGGCAGTTCCCGGCGCGGGCGCCCCCGCATGACGTCCCGGGTGCAGCGTCGCCCCTGCAGTTCAGGCCTTCACTTCTACCACCGGTTCAAAGCCACCGAAGATCATGCGTTTGCCGTCGAAGGGCATGGGCGGGTTGCCAGGGGTGGAGGGATCCATGCGCGGGTCTTCCATCATCTTCTTCATGCCGGCGTCGCGCGTGGCCTTGTCCGGCCATTCGACCCACGAAAAGGCCACCGTCTCCTCGGCCGAAGCCTGGACTGCTCGGCGGAAATCGGTGACCTTGCCGTCGGGAACGTCGTCGCCCCAGCCCTCGATCACGCGGATCGCGCCCAGCTCGAGGAATATCGGGTCGAGCTGGCGCGCGTGCTCGATGAACTTTTGTTTGTTGGCGGTGGGTACCGCGATCACGAAACCATCGATGTATGACATGTCTCACTCCTGTTAGGTTGATCGGTCAGCGCGCCCGCCTGTGGGCGCCTTGTACTCCATCGACGAACCACAGGGAACCAAATCGACATGGCCTGCCTCGGCAGGAGGACAAGCGCTCATGGCGGCCCTGGAGAAGTGCCGCTGCAGCATGTCGACCACGGTCGGCCGCACTCCCTCAGCATAGACCTCCTTGCCCCCGCAGGTCGCGGCGGATAGCGCGGCGCTACCGTTTAACAATGCCCGCACCCGGCGGCGGTCGTAGCTGAGTGGCCGTTGAAAGTACGCTCCGCTTGATCTACCCACAGCATCAATGCCCAGATCGCTCGACGCGAAGCGCCTCCTGGTGCTTGGCCTGTCGTCACGCAGGGGGAGCGCCCCTCGACTGGACCTTGGTCGAACGGGATCGCCACGCCCTTGCGTTGCGGAGTTTCGCGCAGGCGATCGACCTTGTGCATTTCGGCACCCTTAATGGCCGCAGGGATGGTGGCAAGGTTGAAGCCCTTGCCATCCAGCGCGCTCATCAGCGTTGCAAGCCTGTCAAAGTCGGGTTGTGGGATTGAAGGCCCCTGTGCTAAAACAATCGTGCATCGCCAGGCAGATTGGTCGCAGACATGCATCGATCGCTCAGATTGAACGTCACTTCGATGGCTTCAGACACCACTTGCATCTTGGTCGGCGCGAACTACAAAGGCGATCGGGCCCCCGCTAAGGCCCGCAGAAATTGCATTGTGTTGTGAGCAAGCAGCAGGCATGCGATTTTTGAACTGACATGACCTCGTACTCAGCGTAGATTCCAGAGCACTGCATTCTTCGCAGACAACCGTTCATATTCAAAGGAAAGACATGGCAACCCGCAAGACCACCAAAAAGTCTGAACTCGCAACCGCCGGCGCACACCTGAGCACCGCTGTCCAGGAAGTGGGCACCGCCGTTTCGCACAAAATCAGCGGCCTTGTGAAGTCTGCCGAGAAGCAGCTCGCGAAGGCCCAGGCAGAGCTGTCCAAGGCGGCTGCATCCGCTGAGAAGTCGGTCAAGGCCGCTGAAAAGAAGCTCGAAGCCACCAAGCGCAGCACCAGCAAGCGACTGACTGCTCTGCAAGTTGGCGCCGAGCGCAAGGCAAAGGCTCTGCAGAAGGCCATCGAGAAGGACGCCGCTGCGTTGAAGAAGGCCGTTGACGCGAAGACCAAGACTGCTGCGCCTAAGAAGGCAACAGTTAAGGCGCCGGTTGATAAAAAGGCTGCGGTGAAACCCGCTGCCAAAAAGCCTACGGCCAAGAAAGCTACGGCCAAGAAGAGCGGCAAGTAAGGCGGACTGTCGGGCGGTGGACCCGTTACCGGTCTGCCGTCTGGTCGGTGCGGGGCATGGCCAAGGCCTGCGTCGTCTGGTTAATTGGCACACTGCTGGTGTCATGCAGCGCGGCACAGGTGGTCGCTTTGTGGCGCGTCGGCAAATCGGTCGAAGGACGGCAACGGGTCGACTCGCGCCGGTGGTGACCTGAGAAAGCGGTCGTTCGGTACAACCCGACTGCGGGCGTCGGCTTCCTGGAGCGGCCACGAACCAGTGGTTTCGGCCATGAGCGGTCAGTGGTTAATTGGGAAAGCAGTCGTTCAACGTAAAACTTATCTGACCACCAACACTTGTGGCGTAGCCGCCTCCTGCTGTTGTGGGTCCGTGTCTATTGACAAGTTCACCCGCCACTTTTCAAGTTCGCCAATTCCTCAGATGAGAGCACCTTTGGGTCTACTCGAGGCATACCAGAAGAATTGAACAACGGTGACTTTCTATATCCTCCGGTGATACGACTTGTGGCGACGATCCATATGTAGCGGGCGACAACGCCCAGAAGTCCTTGTTGCTTCGGTTTCGGAGTGCCCAACGCGCTGTCCACATTCACAACAGCAACGCTGGTTCCAAAATCTTCATCTGTGTGGGTCTGATCAAGGCAGGTGTGAATCAGACCTATGAACGATATTTTGGGGTTGACCATGGTGTTGCCAATAGGTGTTCCGCAGCACGACGCATACCAACGAATCATGCCTTTGTCGCTAAGGCGGATTGCCGCTAGATGATCTTCGCCTTTCAAGAATCGCAGACGCGATTGCGCAACTTGGAAAATCTCGGTCCCGCCTTGCTCGTCTAACACATCAGGTGAATTACCAAGAAAGCGCGCGAATACACGACAATCTGTACAGTAGCAAATTATTCGATTCTGGGTTCCTGCGCCTTCGAGTTGACCTCGAATGGCGCCACAATTACATTGAATTGAATGCATAGACTAGTGCTCCCGATTTTCGCAGTTATACAGATCCGACAAACCTTACCTACGGCGTGATTCATCTTCTAGCCAATCTGGACAGTATCGCAACAAAGCATGATGAGATGCCCAACGTTGGCCGTGAGTGGACGACAACGGCGCACTCAGTTGAGAAGAATGGCAGAAGCGCGTCCTGCCGTTGTCGGTCCAATCCACGAACCTGTTAGCTTTCATTTGCCGTAGTCCGCCGCGTCTTCTTTCACGGCCTGAACGAACGCAGCCAAGTCACCGTACCGTAGCCAAGACGGGTACTCAGCGGCGGCAGCGCCACTTCCGCTCTTCCCCCAGACGAGATGGACGTTGATGTAAGTGCCATCAGCCAAGACCGCGACTACATCGTCGCAGTCAATGCGGCGGCCAATTACAGTTGCGCCGCGTCCATACAAGGGGTGCGCGGCGGTGATTTCCATTTCAATCTGTCGCTGCACGCCAGGTATCTCAGCCGCGAACTGGATCGCGCGCCAGGGCTCCTGCCAGGTGATCGTGGGCGTACTCATTGAAAGCTAACGTTGGCGATGATTGGGCGACAACGGCGCGGCCGCTGCCGAAGAATGGCAGAAGTGCTGGCCGGCGTTGGCGGGCCAATCGATCAACCTGTTATCTGTCATTCGCGATGACCTCCGCACCCGACCAATAACGAAGAAGGCACTCTGACCCGAACATTGAGAGCGTAGCCTCCAAATTGTCCGAAACCCAAGGATCAACCGTAACGCCGCCATCGGTACTTACAACAATGGGAATGTCATCCGCTTGCAGCCTTGCGATGAACTCTGTCACGGCCTCTTTTTCTGGAACCTGCAGCATTGCCGCAAGAAGATCGGGATGGGTATGCCAGTCCCCGCCTTCGAATCCAACGGCAGTCTCGCCGTCGGCTCCAACACGGACGAGCAGCGTGAGTTTGCCGTCGGTCGAGGTGTGACGCACCAGCTCATTCATGACAGATAACGACTAAGCTAAGGGGCCGCGGAACGCGGTCCCAGCGAATGAAATGAGCGACTTCAGCGCCTTGTTAGGTGTGTTAGCACTGAGTATTTTCAAGGTCGGACTCAAGAATATAAAGACTATTTTTAATAGGGTTATGGCAGTGAAGACCATGTGATGAAATAGCCCGATTAAACTGTACTAAAACGCGCTTTCGCTGATTGATTTGTTCAATAACTGTTCCTGACTCGCCGATTAGACGCCAATAGTTTTCAGCTGGATCGCAGTCGGTCGGAGCCGTTTCCGTTCCGTTAAATGAGCGAAGAACGACACGACAATTAAGCTCTAGCAACGATGAAACTCCTGCATAAGCACCTAACGTTTGACATGAGGGGTGGCTAAAAGGCGTAGCCTTTTAGTCATCCCCTCGATTGATGGGATGGACTCCCCCGTTTGTTTGCGCGACATTCGCGTTCTGGTCTTCATGGGCGTGGGGATCAGGGCAATGTCAAAACGAAAGGAGTCCGACATGAATGCTACTACTGTGGCCGTCGATCTGGCCAAATCCGTTTTCCAAATTGCCGTGGCCGATGAGCATTGGCGCATCGTTGAAACCCAGCGTCTCACCCGCACCCAGTTCGAGCGTTGGTTTGCCAACCGTGCCGTTTCCCTGGTCGTCATGGAAGCCTGCGGCTCGGCCCATCATTGGGCGCGATGGCTCAATGGCCTGAGCATCGAAGTTCGCCTGCTGCCCGCTCAATATGTGCGCGCCTACGTCAAGCGCAACAAGACCGATGCCACCGATGCGGCGGCTTTGCTCGAAGCCGCCCGCGCTTCCGACATGCGCCCGGTGCGCGTGAAGTCGGTCGAGCAGCAAGCTTTGCAAGGCTTGCACCGCGTGCGCTCGCTGTGGATGGGCACGCGCACCTCGCGCATCAACGCCTTGCGCGGTTTCCTGCGTGAGTTCGGCATAGCGGTTCCCGTGGGTGCGCGCACCGGGCTGGAGGCGATCAGCCGGGTACTGGCCGATCCGAGTTCTGCTGTGCCTGAGCTGATCCGGGGAACGGCTCGGTTGTTGGTAGAAGAAGTGCGTTTGCTGGAGGCTCGCATTGCGCAGCTGGAGCGAGAGTTGGCTGCCTCGGCACGATTGAGCCCAGCCTGCACCACGCTGCTGTCCATTCCTGGCATCGGCTTGCTCACGGCCACCGCGCTGGTGGCGGCCACTTCGGGCGATGTGACGCACTTCAAGGACGCGCGCCACTTTGCCAGCTGGTTCGGGCTCACGCCGCGTGAGCACTCCTCGGGAGGCTCTCGCTTCCTGGGTTCGATTTCCAAGCGCGGGGACCGCTATTTGCGCATGTTGCTCACGCATGGCGCCAGGAGCGTGTTGCGAGCGGCCAAGGTGGCTGAGGCGGCCGAGCGTGAGGTGTGCGGTGTGCGCCGCTGGGCACTGGATGTGCAGCGCCGATCGAACCACAATAAGGCGGCCTGTGCGCTGGCCAACAAGCTGGCGCGCATTTGCTACGCCACGCTCAGGGACAAGGTACCGTTCGGTGAAACCGAACGGCTGAGCAGAAAGATCAACCGAGAGAGTTTTGTGATGCCTGCCTGAGTGGCAGACACCCACCGAACAGCCGTCACCCAAAACGAGTTCTATTTCCACCCACGCCGCTTGCGACGAGATTGATTGACCCACATGGCTAACCGGGCACACCCCAGACCGTCTGACGCCGATAACTCTTCCGGCAGCTTGCCTGCCGCTTGTAACGATTGGCGCGCCGGTCCCGCAGATTCCATGCTGGCACGGACCACAACAGAGTCCACCTCAGATGCCGGATATACGACTGCAGGCGATTCCCCAACAGCCAAAACATCAATCAGTTTCTTGCACTTGTGGGGGAGTCCATAT
This region of Hydrogenophaga crassostreae genomic DNA includes:
- a CDS encoding Rrf2 family transcriptional regulator, which gives rise to MKQNNQLSDVLHVLLHMAEGDGPATSETLAAAMKTNPVVLRRLMSGLRNAGFVASAKGHGGGWVLSCALERITLADVYQALGAPKLVSLGFREENPSCLVALAVNDALAGAAQEAEALLLKRFGAVTLATLSADFHRRMAQHRVHGHSRTHQLEDHIHENI
- a CDS encoding DUF1428 domain-containing protein; the encoded protein is MSYIDGFVIAVPTANKQKFIEHARQLDPIFLELGAIRVIEGWGDDVPDGKVTDFRRAVQASAEETVAFSWVEWPDKATRDAGMKKMMEDPRMDPSTPGNPPMPFDGKRMIFGGFEPVVEVKA
- a CDS encoding DUF6151 family protein; translation: MHSIQCNCGAIRGQLEGAGTQNRIICYCTDCRVFARFLGNSPDVLDEQGGTEIFQVAQSRLRFLKGEDHLAAIRLSDKGMIRWYASCCGTPIGNTMVNPKISFIGLIHTCLDQTHTDEDFGTSVAVVNVDSALGTPKPKQQGLLGVVARYIWIVATSRITGGYRKSPLFNSSGMPRVDPKVLSSEELANLKSGG
- a CDS encoding IS110 family RNA-guided transposase, with product MNATTVAVDLAKSVFQIAVADEHWRIVETQRLTRTQFERWFANRAVSLVVMEACGSAHHWARWLNGLSIEVRLLPAQYVRAYVKRNKTDATDAAALLEAARASDMRPVRVKSVEQQALQGLHRVRSLWMGTRTSRINALRGFLREFGIAVPVGARTGLEAISRVLADPSSAVPELIRGTARLLVEEVRLLEARIAQLERELAASARLSPACTTLLSIPGIGLLTATALVAATSGDVTHFKDARHFASWFGLTPREHSSGGSRFLGSISKRGDRYLRMLLTHGARSVLRAAKVAEAAEREVCGVRRWALDVQRRSNHNKAACALANKLARICYATLRDKVPFGETERLSRKINRESFVMPA